The following are encoded together in the Anaerostipes caccae L1-92 genome:
- a CDS encoding MarR family winged helix-turn-helix transcriptional regulator produces MNQEREIGARFKHIHDKFTQHMNQKLRCLNVTYSQMELLLYLAEHQNRKITQKDIGEFMRVKHSTVIGILRRLETKGFLYCVVDEENKRCRNVILTQKGLDLKSEMEVHLREEEMRIRKALSEEESQRLCELLGKVLESLE; encoded by the coding sequence ATGAACCAGGAACGGGAAATCGGAGCCAGATTTAAACATATCCACGATAAGTTTACTCAGCATATGAATCAGAAACTGCGCTGCCTGAATGTGACTTATTCCCAGATGGAACTGCTTTTATATCTGGCAGAACATCAGAACCGGAAGATAACCCAGAAAGATATCGGAGAATTCATGAGAGTGAAACATTCCACGGTCATCGGTATTTTAAGGCGTCTGGAGACGAAAGGATTTTTATACTGTGTTGTGGATGAAGAGAATAAGAGATGCCGCAATGTGATTCTCACACAGAAAGGGCTGGATTTAAAAAGTGAAATGGAAGTCCACCTGAGAGAAGAAGAAATGCGCATCAGAAAAGCATTGTCGGAAGAAGAGTCACAAAGACTCTGTGAATTGCTCGGAAAAGTACTCGAAAGCCTGGAATAA
- a CDS encoding MATE family efflux transporter, which produces MDNKVFESYPVPKAVATLALPTVLSMLVTIFYNMADTFFVGQTGDPNQVAAVSLTTPVFMLLMAVGNIFGIGGCSYISRMLGEGETEKVKKISSFCFYGSIIAGVIMMIVFLGGMPVILKLIGCSPNTEEYARSYLTYIGLGSVFVVISMAFNNVVRGEGAAKISMIGMMIGTIVNIVLDPVMILGMNMGVAGAAIATIIGNICTVVFYLFFFAKMKTGLSISPKHFTAKERILSGVFAIGIPASINNILMSTANIILNNFLASYGDIPVAAMGVAMKANMLVILVQIGLGSGVAPLIGYCYGSGNLEKMKKTMKFSMACNVIMGTVLSLLYLLFTEPIIQAFINDGSVVAHGVRMLRVLMISGPVIGIMFVFMFGFQAMGKAIPSLILSLSRQGLVFFPVLLITNYLFGLEGIVFAQPVADLASLGVSFLLFIKIAKELKEREKELELQKAEA; this is translated from the coding sequence ATGGATAATAAGGTATTTGAATCATATCCGGTGCCTAAAGCGGTGGCCACGCTGGCCCTGCCCACAGTGCTGAGTATGCTTGTAACTATTTTTTATAATATGGCCGACACTTTTTTTGTCGGACAGACCGGAGACCCAAACCAGGTTGCGGCAGTGTCTCTGACGACGCCGGTATTTATGCTGCTCATGGCGGTAGGAAATATTTTTGGCATCGGCGGATGTTCCTATATCTCCAGGATGCTTGGAGAGGGAGAGACAGAAAAGGTAAAGAAGATCAGCAGTTTTTGCTTTTATGGCAGTATCATAGCAGGCGTCATCATGATGATCGTCTTTCTGGGAGGAATGCCGGTTATTCTGAAACTGATCGGATGCAGTCCCAACACAGAAGAATACGCGCGGAGCTATCTGACCTATATCGGTCTGGGATCTGTCTTTGTCGTAATCTCCATGGCCTTTAACAATGTAGTCAGAGGAGAGGGAGCCGCCAAGATTTCCATGATCGGAATGATGATCGGGACCATCGTCAATATCGTGCTGGACCCGGTGATGATTCTGGGCATGAACATGGGAGTCGCGGGTGCGGCCATCGCAACTATCATCGGAAATATTTGTACGGTTGTGTTTTATCTGTTTTTCTTTGCAAAGATGAAGACAGGACTTTCAATTTCGCCGAAGCACTTTACGGCAAAAGAAAGAATCCTTTCGGGGGTATTTGCCATTGGGATACCCGCGTCGATCAATAATATTCTGATGAGCACAGCAAATATTATTCTGAATAATTTTCTCGCATCTTACGGTGACATTCCGGTGGCGGCCATGGGTGTAGCTATGAAGGCAAATATGCTTGTCATTCTCGTGCAGATCGGACTGGGCTCAGGTGTCGCTCCTCTGATCGGATACTGTTACGGGTCAGGAAATCTGGAGAAGATGAAGAAGACGATGAAGTTTTCCATGGCATGCAATGTGATCATGGGAACAGTGCTGTCACTGCTTTATCTGCTGTTTACAGAGCCGATCATCCAGGCATTTATCAACGACGGATCGGTGGTAGCCCACGGTGTGAGAATGCTGAGAGTCTTAATGATCTCCGGCCCGGTTATCGGCATCATGTTCGTCTTTATGTTTGGGTTCCAGGCGATGGGAAAAGCAATTCCGTCCCTTATCCTGTCACTGAGCCGGCAGGGGCTTGTATTCTTCCCGGTTCTGCTGATCACAAATTATTTATTTGGACTTGAGGGAATCGTATTTGCCCAGCCTGTGGCGGATTTGGCGTCGCTGGGTGTTTCCTTCCTGCTGTTTATAAAGATAGCAAAGGAATTGAAGGAAAGAGAGAAAGAACTGGAATTACAAAAGGCGGAAGCATAA